One segment of Paraburkholderia caribensis DNA contains the following:
- a CDS encoding LysR family transcriptional regulator — protein MTMRNATLRQLKVFETVARHLSFSRAAEELHLTQPAVSTQVRQLEEHAGLPLFEQLGKKIYLTPAGTEMLHYSRAIIQQFHEVDEAMGQLKGISGGKLNVAVISAGDYFFPRLLAEFTRRYAGVELNLAVHNREELLHQLSTNQTDLAVMVRPPQEMDAINEVFAPHPYVIVAAPTHPLANRRNIKMSQLANEAFVVRERGSDTWNSMEEGFAGRLTNLKIAMEIKSTETIKQAVIAGMGIAFLSAHTISLELQVGHLVVLDVEGFPVMLNWYVVHRKNKRLPPVAVAFKRFLMEEGAALIEQITRVNQLAVHK, from the coding sequence ATGACAATGCGTAACGCGACCCTCCGCCAGCTGAAAGTCTTCGAAACAGTGGCGCGGCATCTGAGCTTTTCGCGCGCGGCGGAGGAACTGCATCTCACGCAGCCCGCCGTTTCCACCCAGGTCAGGCAACTGGAAGAACATGCGGGCTTGCCGCTTTTCGAGCAGCTCGGCAAGAAGATCTACCTGACGCCGGCGGGCACCGAAATGCTCCACTACAGCCGCGCGATCATTCAGCAATTTCATGAAGTCGACGAAGCGATGGGCCAGCTCAAAGGCATATCGGGCGGCAAACTGAACGTCGCGGTGATCAGTGCGGGCGACTACTTCTTTCCGCGGCTGCTCGCAGAATTCACGCGCCGCTACGCGGGCGTCGAGTTGAATCTTGCCGTGCACAATCGCGAAGAACTGCTGCATCAGCTGTCGACCAATCAGACCGATCTCGCTGTGATGGTGCGTCCGCCGCAGGAAATGGATGCGATCAACGAAGTGTTCGCGCCGCATCCGTATGTGATCGTCGCGGCGCCCACGCATCCTCTCGCCAACAGGCGCAACATCAAGATGAGCCAGCTTGCGAACGAGGCTTTCGTGGTCCGCGAACGCGGCTCGGACACGTGGAATTCGATGGAAGAAGGCTTTGCCGGGCGCCTCACGAACCTGAAGATCGCGATGGAAATCAAGAGCACCGAGACCATCAAGCAGGCCGTGATCGCGGGCATGGGCATCGCGTTTCTGTCCGCGCATACGATCAGCCTCGAATTGCAGGTCGGGCATCTCGTCGTGCTGGATGTCGAAGGCTTTCCGGTGATGCTCAACTGGTACGTCGTGCATCGCAAGAACAAGCGGTTGCCGCCCGTTGCCGTGGCGTTCAAGCGCTTTCTGATGGAAGAAGGCGCGGCCCTGATCGAACAGATCACGCGCGTCAATCAACTGGCCGTCCATAAGTGA